The Pseudomonas sp. B21-023 genomic interval TAAAGCGCCTCCAGCGTCTGCCCGGCAGCCAGCGGACTGCGGGCGATCACCAGGGTGGTGCCACGCTGACGGAAGGTCAGCATGTTCATGGTGGTGTCTTCGGGCGTTTCATCGCCCAGTTCAAGGACCAAGTCCTGGGTCAGGTAGGCGGCCATTGCGCAGCTCCATGCATCGAAGCGGCACACGCTAAAGGTTCGGGGCTTTGCCTGCAAGGGAGGAACCGCCGTCCGCCGACGAAGATCACCCGGACGTTGCAGGTCTGGCCCGCACGGATACACTGCCCGGCATGAACCTCGATACCCGCATCAAGTTCCGCCATCTGCTGTGCTTCCTGGAGATTGCCCGACAGGGCAGCCTGGCCAGGGCCGCCGACGTGCTGGCGATCAGCCAGCCTGCGATCTCCAAGACCCTCAAGGAGCTGGAGGATCTGCTGGAAGCTCGCCTGTTCGAGCGCAGCCACCAGGGCGTCGCCCTGACCCCGGCCGGTACCCGCTTCATGCGCTATGCCGGCCCCAGCGTGCAAGCGCTGCGTGACGGGGTCGGCAGCGTGCGAGGGGAAGCGCGGGCGCCGTCGCAGGTGCGTATTGGCGTGCTGTCGACTGTCGAAGGGTTACTGATGCCCGAGGTGCTGTGCCGCTTGCACCAGCAGCACGAGGCTTTGGTAATCAGCGTGGTGACCGGGGCCAGCGCCCAGCTGCTCGGGCAGTTGCACCTTGGCGAGCTGGAACTGGTGATAGGCCGTATGACCGACAGCCCGCAGATCCAAGGGCTGTCGTTCGAGCACCTGTACAGCGAGTCGATGACCCTGGTGGTGCGACCCGGACATCCGCTGCTGGCGGCTCAGCCTATTGATCGCACGCAGGTCGGTGCCTATCCACTGGTGCTGCCACCGCCAGGCACGACCATTCGCCGGCATGCCGACAGCCTGTTCGTGCAATGCGCGATCCAGCTGCCGGCACAGCGCCTGGAGACTCTGTCGCTGGCCTTGAGCAGGCGCTACGTGCTGGGCAGCGAGGCGGTCTGGGTGGCGCCGCGCGATGCCGTGCTGATCGACCTCGGGCGGGGAGAACTGGTCGAACTCGACCTGGGTGTGCGTGAACCGGGCGGCTCGGTGGGCATCTGCCGCAATGCGGCCTTGGCGCAGAGCCTGCCAGCGCAGTGGTTGTGCGAGGTGCTCCGGGAGGTCGCCGAAGCTTACCGGATTGGGACATACCCCTGACAACCCGACGCGCGGATTCCTATACAATCCACGCCAGTTACCAGCGCCTCCAGGACCTCTTTCATGGACGAAACCGCGCAGCACTGGCTGCATGCCCTCTCCGCCCCCATGGCCGCCCTCAACGGCGCCAGCTACACCGCCCCCGACTACTTCGAAGGGGAAGACCAGACCGATCTGGAGCGCTGGTGGGGGATCAGCGACCGCGCCCAGTTGCTGGACATGCTGAACATGGCCGACAACGGCCACGCCACCGAAATGAGCGAAGCCTACTGGCAGTACCAGCGCTGCCTGCCCAGCCAGTGGCAGGCCCTGCTCGACACCTTGCCCCCACGCGAACGCATCCGCCACGAATACGCCGCCCGCACCTTCCCCGACTGTGGCCCGGGCGGCACCCGGGCCTGGGACCTGGGGCGCATGAGCTTCCTGCTGCGCGCCGGGGTCAAGAAAGGCCTGATCGACCGCGACGAAAGCCTCTACCTGCACTACCGCCTGGCTCTGCGCGCACGCCACTACTACAACCGCTGGGACTGTTACCTGGCCGGCTACCTGTTCGGCAAGGCGCTATGGAATGTCAGCGACAGCAGCGACGAGACCTTGGCCGCCGATCTCGAGCGCCAGGGCAGCGAGCACTGGAACCGCTGCATCCTGCTTAACCTGCGCCTCGGCGCCCATGAGTTGCTGGCCGGGTTGCCCTGGGACATGGACCTGCCCGAGCCGCCGCGCCCCGCCACCCTGGAAGAGGACTGCTGGTCATGAGTTGCTGGATTCGCCTGGGGATCGAACCGACCCAGGACCTCGACGCCATCCGCCTGGCCTATCGCGGCCGCCTGCCCATGCACCACCCGGAAACCGACCCGGAAGGTTTCCAGGCCCTGCGCGCGGCCTACGAGGAAGCGCTGCGCCTGGCCCGCGAGCAGGAAACCCACGAGGCCGAGCCAACGGTCGCCGAGGACACGCCACATCCGACACTGCAGCACTTCCATCGCCTGCTCGAGGAGCCGTCGCTGCGCTTCGACCCGCAAGCCTGGCAGGGCTTCATCGCCGAGCTGGACGAACTGCCACTGGACGAACTGGACGACCTCGGCTGGCAGCTGTTGCACACCCTGCGAGACTGCGGGCCGCTGTCCCATCACTGCGCGGGCCTGCTAGCCCGGCGCCTGGGCTGGGCCGACCAGTTGCTGCGCCTGGACAACCCCCACGAAGTGGAAGCCTTCCTCGACCGTCTCGCGCAGCCGGACCCCTTCGATACCGCATGCATGCGCGACTGGCCAGCCCCGGCGCAGATGGAGAGCCTGTGGTATTTCCGCAGCCTCGAGTACTGTTACCAGCACCGCCCATTGTTCGAGTACGAGCAGTTCGCCAGCGTGCATACCTGCCTGGCGATCCCGGACGACTCGGCGCTGGTACAGCGCCTGCTGGTGCAGTTCAGCCAGGCCGGCATCGCCAGCCGGACCTTCCACGGACTGCTCCAGGCACAACAAGCGCAAACCCCGGACGATGCCGACCTGCTCTACCTGCTGGCCCGCCAGGCCGATGCCCTGGGGGCCGAGCAACAAGCGCTGGACTGCTGGTTGCGGCTGTACCGCCAACACCAGCATCCACAGGCCGAGCGCTGGCTGATCGACCTCTGCGCCCGCCATCAACCCCAGCGTCTGCCCTTGCTGATCCAGGCCTTCGACTGCTTGCATACGCCAGCCGGCTGGCCCGAGAACCTCGGCGACCCGGCCCAGGCCTTGGGCAGCCCGGGGCAGTCACCGCAGACCCTGGCGCGTTGGTCCGAAGCCTCGCGCCTGAAGCTGGACGGCATCGCCAACACCTTCGTCGACTGGCATCTGGACGGTGACGACGAACTGCCGCTGCTGGCCTGGCTGCTGCAGGAGCAGCCGGAGCAGAATCTGCACCGCTTGTATTGGCATGCCTGGGCCCTGCAGCGCGGCGAGGCCGGTTTGCTGCGCCTGGTCCTCGCCCAGCCACCGGCCGAGGACGCCCTCGACGCGCTGATCCTCGAGGGCTTCCAGCGCCAGGCGAGCCAGCAGTTACATTGGCTCGATCAGGCTCCCGTGGTCCAGGCGCTGACGCAACTCAGCGCCAGCGATGATCCGGCGGCTACCTTGCCCGAGGCCCTGACCGAGGATGCCATTCGCCCGGTCTGCCGTGAATGGCTGCGGCGCATGCGGGTCTATCCGGCCCATGCCCTGCACACGCTCAACCGTCAGTTCGACATGCGCCGCCTGTTCACCACCCCGTTCGGCCTGCAACTGCAAGACCGCCTGGCCGAAGCCGGAGTTCTTTTACCTTCGATGCCCGAGGGCGAGGCACTGTGGCAGTGGCACCGCCAGCAGCTGTTCATGCTGGCCCAGCTGGAGCAACCTTCACGTTGGCTGGCACTGATCGATCCGGCCTTGCCCGGGCAGTTGCACTACCCGGCCGAGCATCCGTTCGCTCCGACACACGCCCTGCTCTGTCAACTGCTGACCAGCCCCGAAGGCGCCAGTGGACTGCTCGGCAGCCTGGATATCCGCGATCCGGTACAAGCCCTGATCTCGGCACGCCTGCTGACCTTGCAGCAGGCGCTCAACAGCATGCGCCTGCCCAACGCCGTGCAACTGCTCGCTTGCCTGGACAACGACGACGGCGGACTGCGTACCGATTATCCGCTGGGCTACCTGCTGTTCTGCGCAGTGCTGCACCATGATCCGTCGCTGGACGAACCACAGCGCTGCGCGTTGCGCGACCGCATGCAGGCGCTGGACCTGCAAGACGACTGGTTCGAAGCGCTGCGCCGGGGGCTGCTGAACGGCCAGGCCAAGCATCCGCCGGCTGCCGCGGTACGCGCGCAAGGCCTCGACAGCCGCACGGTCGACGACGTACTGGATGCGCTGCACCGCCTGCTGAACACTTGCACCCCACCCAAGACCCGGCTGCTGCGCGCCCTGCAAAAGGTCAAGGACGACCCGGAACAGGACCCCGGCCTGCGCTGCGCGATCATGGCCGTGCTGTCATGGAGCGAACGCCTGCTGTTGGACATGATCAAGGAACCGCCGGCGCCGATGTGGGCGTTCTGGAAGCTCAAGAGTCGACTGAACCGTACGGGCCTGGCCGTGCACGTGGCAATCATCGCCTTGGGCGCCAGCCTGATGCTCCATATCCCGGCGATGTTGGTGGCGATCAGCATCCTGTCGATCAGCGGCTTCCTGCGTCGCCTGCGCGACCTCGGCCACGGCGTGCCGGCACTGCTGCTGGTGATGGTGCTGACCCGCGTGCTGCCGTTCTCGTCACTGGTGCTGCTGGGCCTGCCCGGCGACAAGCTGCCAAACCGTTACGGCCCGGTACCGGGCAAAGGGCAGCCGCTGGAAGGCGGCCTGCAGGCCACCCTGCGCCGGCTCAACGCTCAGTAACGCAGCTCGTCGAGCGCCTGGCTCAATGCCTGGCGCTCACGGCTGATCTCGCCGGCCTGCTGCCCGGCCAGCACGGCATTGAAGGCGTCCAGCCAGCTGCCGATCAGCTCGCGCTCGTCGCCCAGGCTCTGCATCCAGGCTCGCTCCAGGCGGGCCAGCAAAGTGCGGTTGGGCAGCGTGTCACGTGGGTGGATCTTCAATTTTGCCAGGCGTTCCTCACTGGCCTGGCGTGCCTGCGCATCCAGCCCGGTGGGGCTGCGGTCGATACTGTGGCTGTGCTTCTGGCCGCTCTCGAGGAAGGTCACGTCCACTTCCAGCAGGCCGTTGATGTCGTAGCTGAAGCGCACGTCCAGCGACTGGATCTCGCCGGTCGGCTGCAACGGAATCTCGAAACTGTCCACCAGGATGTTGTCCCGCACCCATGGCCGCTCGCCCTGGTACACGGCGATGCGCACGAACTTCTGTTCCGGGTGGCTGCTGTAGAAACGCTGCACCTTGGACGTGGGGATGATCGTATTGCGCTCGATGATCGGCGAGAAGGCACCAGTGACATCCTCGCCCCGGGACGAGGCCACGCCAAGGGTGTAGGGGCAGACATCGGTCAGGATCAGTTCGTCGATGGCCGCGTCGCGGGCCTTGCACGCCGCCTGGCTGGCGGCGCCGAGGGCAACGATGGTATCCGGGTCCAGGTGCCGGTACGGCAGGCGCCCAAACAGCTTGGCCACCAGTTGCTGCACCTGCGGCATGCGCGTGGCGCCGCCGACCAGCACCAGGCTGTCCAGCTCGCGCGGGCTCAAGCGGGCATCACGCAGGGCCTGTTCGATGGGAGTGCGTACCCGTGCCAGCAAGGGCGCCCAGATCGCCTGCAACTTCTGGTCGTCCAGCTGCCACTCGCGGGGCTGGCCATCCATGCTCCAGGCAAAGGTGCGACTGCCCTCGCCCACTTCGCACTTGAGCTGCTCGATGGCGTCGTGCAGGCTGGCCAGGGCCTGGGGCTCCAGGTCTTCGGCCTTGAGACTCCAGTCACGCAGGCAGGCCTGCAGCAGCGCCTCGGTGAAATCCTCGCCGCCCAGGTAGTTGTCTCCGGTAGAGGCATGCACCTCGATCAACGGCAGGGCGTACTCCAGTACCGTGACGTCGAAGGTGCCGCCGCCCAGGTCGAACACCAGGGTGCGCTCGAACTTCTGCTCATGCAGGCCGTAGGCCATCGCGGCGGCGGTGGGTTCGTTGATCAGCCGCTGGACCTTGAGCCCGGCCAGTTCGGCCGCGAACACCGTGCGTTTGCGCTGCTCGTCGCTGAAATAGGCCGGCACCGAGATCACCGCCTCGCTCACCGGGCAGCCCAGATAGGCCTCGGCGTCCTGCTTGAGCGAACCCAGCACCAGCGCCGACAGCTCTTCAGGGGTGAAACGGTGTTCACCCAGGGCGTAACGCTTGTCGCTGCCCATGAAGCGCTTGAACGCCGAGGCGGTACGTTGAGGGTGCGTGGTCAGGCGCGCCCGGGCGGCCTGGCCGACGAGGATGCTGCCATCGTCATCGACGCTGACCACCGACGGCGTCAGCACCTCGCCCAGGGCATTGGCGATCAGCCGCGCTTCGCCATCCTGCCAGACGGCGATCAGGCTGTTGGTGGTACCCAGG includes:
- a CDS encoding DUF805 domain-containing protein; the encoded protein is MSCWIRLGIEPTQDLDAIRLAYRGRLPMHHPETDPEGFQALRAAYEEALRLAREQETHEAEPTVAEDTPHPTLQHFHRLLEEPSLRFDPQAWQGFIAELDELPLDELDDLGWQLLHTLRDCGPLSHHCAGLLARRLGWADQLLRLDNPHEVEAFLDRLAQPDPFDTACMRDWPAPAQMESLWYFRSLEYCYQHRPLFEYEQFASVHTCLAIPDDSALVQRLLVQFSQAGIASRTFHGLLQAQQAQTPDDADLLYLLARQADALGAEQQALDCWLRLYRQHQHPQAERWLIDLCARHQPQRLPLLIQAFDCLHTPAGWPENLGDPAQALGSPGQSPQTLARWSEASRLKLDGIANTFVDWHLDGDDELPLLAWLLQEQPEQNLHRLYWHAWALQRGEAGLLRLVLAQPPAEDALDALILEGFQRQASQQLHWLDQAPVVQALTQLSASDDPAATLPEALTEDAIRPVCREWLRRMRVYPAHALHTLNRQFDMRRLFTTPFGLQLQDRLAEAGVLLPSMPEGEALWQWHRQQLFMLAQLEQPSRWLALIDPALPGQLHYPAEHPFAPTHALLCQLLTSPEGASGLLGSLDIRDPVQALISARLLTLQQALNSMRLPNAVQLLACLDNDDGGLRTDYPLGYLLFCAVLHHDPSLDEPQRCALRDRMQALDLQDDWFEALRRGLLNGQAKHPPAAAVRAQGLDSRTVDDVLDALHRLLNTCTPPKTRLLRALQKVKDDPEQDPGLRCAIMAVLSWSERLLLDMIKEPPAPMWAFWKLKSRLNRTGLAVHVAIIALGASLMLHIPAMLVAISILSISGFLRRLRDLGHGVPALLLVMVLTRVLPFSSLVLLGLPGDKLPNRYGPVPGKGQPLEGGLQATLRRLNAQ
- the pcaQ gene encoding pca operon transcription factor PcaQ, which codes for MNLDTRIKFRHLLCFLEIARQGSLARAADVLAISQPAISKTLKELEDLLEARLFERSHQGVALTPAGTRFMRYAGPSVQALRDGVGSVRGEARAPSQVRIGVLSTVEGLLMPEVLCRLHQQHEALVISVVTGASAQLLGQLHLGELELVIGRMTDSPQIQGLSFEHLYSESMTLVVRPGHPLLAAQPIDRTQVGAYPLVLPPPGTTIRRHADSLFVQCAIQLPAQRLETLSLALSRRYVLGSEAVWVAPRDAVLIDLGRGELVELDLGVREPGGSVGICRNAALAQSLPAQWLCEVLREVAEAYRIGTYP
- a CDS encoding DUF1266 domain-containing protein, translated to MDETAQHWLHALSAPMAALNGASYTAPDYFEGEDQTDLERWWGISDRAQLLDMLNMADNGHATEMSEAYWQYQRCLPSQWQALLDTLPPRERIRHEYAARTFPDCGPGGTRAWDLGRMSFLLRAGVKKGLIDRDESLYLHYRLALRARHYYNRWDCYLAGYLFGKALWNVSDSSDETLAADLERQGSEHWNRCILLNLRLGAHELLAGLPWDMDLPEPPRPATLEEDCWS
- a CDS encoding molecular chaperone HscC; amino-acid sequence: MQDASLSPAPTHTTPLLGIDLGTTNSLIAVWQDGEARLIANALGEVLTPSVVSVDDDGSILVGQAARARLTTHPQRTASAFKRFMGSDKRYALGEHRFTPEELSALVLGSLKQDAEAYLGCPVSEAVISVPAYFSDEQRKRTVFAAELAGLKVQRLINEPTAAAMAYGLHEQKFERTLVFDLGGGTFDVTVLEYALPLIEVHASTGDNYLGGEDFTEALLQACLRDWSLKAEDLEPQALASLHDAIEQLKCEVGEGSRTFAWSMDGQPREWQLDDQKLQAIWAPLLARVRTPIEQALRDARLSPRELDSLVLVGGATRMPQVQQLVAKLFGRLPYRHLDPDTIVALGAASQAACKARDAAIDELILTDVCPYTLGVASSRGEDVTGAFSPIIERNTIIPTSKVQRFYSSHPEQKFVRIAVYQGERPWVRDNILVDSFEIPLQPTGEIQSLDVRFSYDINGLLEVDVTFLESGQKHSHSIDRSPTGLDAQARQASEERLAKLKIHPRDTLPNRTLLARLERAWMQSLGDERELIGSWLDAFNAVLAGQQAGEISRERQALSQALDELRY